The Deltaproteobacteria bacterium genome has a segment encoding these proteins:
- a CDS encoding DUF302 domain-containing protein has protein sequence MGKYSISKKLGSDFDLAVESVRAALETDCFGVMDELDMAGLFRQRLGKEFRKYRVLSVCHAQLVHKAVTVETEAGLLLPFHVIIYENDEGGATVAAVDPVVVMSMIENPALAIIAKEMHEKLARIIGEIS, from the coding sequence ATGGGCAAGTATTCCATATCCAAGAAGCTCGGTTCGGATTTCGACCTGGCGGTCGAGAGCGTGCGCGCGGCCCTTGAGACGGACTGCTTCGGGGTAATGGACGAGCTCGACATGGCGGGCCTCTTCAGGCAGAGGCTCGGGAAGGAATTCCGGAAGTACAGGGTCCTCTCGGTCTGCCACGCGCAGCTCGTGCACAAGGCCGTGACGGTTGAGACCGAGGCGGGGCTCCTCCTCCCGTTCCATGTCATAATATACGAGAACGACGAGGGCGGGGCCACTGTTGCGGCCGTCGACCCTGTCGTGGTCATGTCCATGATAGAGAACCCGGCGCTCGCGATAATCGCCAAAGAGATGCACGAGAAGCTCGCAAGGATAATCGGCGAGATAAGCTAG
- a CDS encoding sigma-54 dependent transcriptional regulator: MYQYGIITESPKMKHVFQIMEAISKTSTTVLLTGETGTGKELVAQAIHHTSTRSQKPFVAINCGAIPSDLMERELFGHEKGSFTGANQKAIGKLEFANGGTIFLDEIATLPPHLQVKLLRVIQEKSFEPVGSLISVKVDVRFIAAANVNLLNEVKEGRFREDLYYRLNVLPIDIPPLRDRREDIPLLVQHYLSEYGKKYNKRIGGITDRALDILTKYSWFGNVRELQNLSEMLVVLAAEDSIIDADFLPETLFKSNVNKPAVTYEDAMKAFEKEYLIKVLQETNWNRTEASKKMGLHRNTLLNKMREHGLQEAH, encoded by the coding sequence ATGTATCAGTACGGGATAATAACTGAGTCCCCGAAGATGAAACACGTCTTTCAAATTATGGAAGCTATTTCAAAAACATCAACAACTGTGCTCTTGACTGGAGAGACTGGAACAGGCAAGGAACTCGTAGCCCAGGCGATACATCACACCAGTACGCGCTCACAAAAGCCTTTCGTTGCCATCAACTGCGGCGCAATCCCTTCTGACTTGATGGAAAGGGAGCTGTTTGGACATGAAAAGGGCTCTTTTACAGGGGCAAACCAGAAGGCGATAGGTAAATTAGAATTCGCCAATGGTGGAACCATATTCCTCGATGAAATAGCGACACTTCCACCGCATCTGCAAGTCAAGTTGCTCCGTGTTATACAGGAAAAGTCTTTTGAGCCTGTGGGCTCGCTTATTTCCGTCAAGGTAGACGTGAGATTCATAGCCGCCGCAAATGTCAATCTGCTTAATGAAGTCAAGGAGGGGCGTTTCAGGGAGGACCTTTACTACAGACTGAATGTACTGCCGATAGATATCCCGCCGCTGAGGGATAGAAGGGAAGACATCCCCTTGCTTGTCCAGCACTATCTTTCGGAATACGGTAAAAAATACAACAAAAGGATTGGCGGGATTACAGACAGGGCACTGGATATTCTGACAAAATATTCATGGTTTGGGAATGTGCGCGAACTGCAGAACCTCTCAGAGATGCTTGTCGTCCTGGCGGCTGAGGATAGTATAATAGACGCAGATTTTTTGCCTGAAACACTTTTCAAATCAAATGTAAACAAGCCTGCTGTCACCTATGAAGATGCAATGAAAGCCTTTGAAAAGGAGTACCTGATAAAGGTTCTGCAGGAAACCAATTGGAACAGAACGGAAGCTTCTAAAAAAATGGGGCTTCACAGGAATACGTTATTAAACAAAATGAGGGAGCATGGGCTCCAGGAGGCTCATTAA
- a CDS encoding DUF1571 domain-containing protein produces MLFGLLAVSIALSAGDPVDAALESFRRLEAYSVTLRAESDRTEVIRYFYKKPGYIRMEFEEPHRGAVLIYDPLEREVLLRPFRFLQSFKMRLEPEDRLIRSSRGHTVDESSIGTLLENVSELKEDGSLEVLGEEDVDGKKALLVEVEGRDGREVDGINMYRLWLDQETRLPVKVEAYDAGGKLVERVRMDGLVVDPEFPPDFFSLD; encoded by the coding sequence ATGCTTTTTGGACTGCTTGCCGTTTCCATAGCTCTCTCGGCCGGAGACCCGGTCGATGCCGCCCTTGAAAGCTTCCGGCGTCTTGAGGCCTATAGCGTCACGCTCAGGGCCGAGTCCGACAGGACCGAAGTCATCAGGTATTTCTACAAAAAGCCCGGATATATCAGGATGGAGTTCGAAGAGCCGCACAGGGGGGCGGTCCTCATCTATGACCCGCTCGAGAGGGAAGTGCTCCTCCGTCCGTTCAGGTTCCTCCAGTCGTTCAAGATGCGGCTTGAACCGGAAGACAGGCTTATAAGGAGCTCGCGCGGGCACACTGTCGATGAGTCTTCAATAGGGACGCTCCTCGAAAATGTAAGCGAGCTCAAGGAAGACGGTTCCCTCGAAGTCCTGGGCGAAGAGGACGTTGACGGGAAAAAGGCCCTGCTCGTCGAGGTCGAAGGCCGGGACGGCCGCGAGGTGGACGGGATAAACATGTACCGGCTATGGCTCGACCAGGAGACCCGCCTCCCTGTCAAGGTAGAGGCCTACGACGCAGGCGGCAAACTCGTCGAGCGCGTCCGGATGGACGGCCTGGTCGTTGACCCGGAGTTTCCGCCGGATTTCTTCTCTCTGGATTGA
- the sthA gene encoding Si-specific NAD(P)(+) transhydrogenase, with protein MREYDVLVVGSGPGGQKAALQAAKLGKRVVIVERSPYLGGAGIHTGTLPSKTLREMALLYSGFRERAIFGLQLIMDRDLTLNEILHRKTEVIRRQLEVVMDQFSRNRVAIAYGTASFLDSHTLEARGEGGGWEVFKAGVIMLAPGSRPARPPEIPFDSGHIYDSDTILKLDRIPRNLTIVGGGVIGCEYACIFAALGVKVNLVEKRKRLLNFVDEEVAENLTYRMRHSGVTMRLDEEVVDIVVESPGRVVTRLKSGKMLASEKLLYTMGRTGNSDTLNLGAAGLKADSRGLISVNEDFQTTVPHIYAIGDVIGFPSLASTSMEQGRRAVCHAFHKEGITCELPGLLPYGIYTIPEIAMVGETEESLMLKGVPYETGSAYFHEVARGQIIGDTHGMLKLIFDRDTRRLLGVHIVGERASELIHLGQAVMCYGGPIDYFKDAVFNYPTLSDAYKEAALNGLNKL; from the coding sequence ATGAGGGAATACGACGTCCTAGTCGTGGGCTCGGGCCCGGGGGGGCAGAAGGCGGCGCTGCAGGCCGCGAAGCTCGGGAAAAGGGTCGTGATAGTAGAGAGGAGCCCGTATCTCGGCGGGGCCGGTATACACACCGGGACGCTCCCGAGCAAGACGCTCCGGGAGATGGCGCTACTCTATTCGGGTTTCAGGGAGCGGGCCATATTCGGCCTCCAGCTCATAATGGACAGGGATTTGACCCTGAACGAGATACTCCACCGTAAGACCGAGGTCATACGTCGTCAGCTCGAAGTGGTAATGGACCAGTTCAGCCGGAACAGGGTCGCGATAGCTTACGGGACAGCATCCTTCCTGGACAGCCATACGCTTGAGGCGAGAGGAGAAGGGGGAGGCTGGGAGGTCTTCAAGGCCGGAGTCATAATGCTCGCCCCCGGCTCAAGGCCCGCGCGCCCGCCTGAAATACCCTTCGACTCCGGCCACATCTACGACAGCGACACCATCTTGAAGCTCGACAGGATCCCCAGGAACCTCACGATCGTCGGCGGCGGCGTAATCGGCTGCGAGTACGCGTGCATCTTCGCTGCGCTCGGAGTTAAAGTGAACCTCGTCGAGAAAAGGAAGAGGCTCCTCAATTTCGTGGACGAGGAGGTGGCTGAGAACCTTACCTACAGGATGAGGCACTCGGGCGTGACAATGAGGCTGGATGAAGAGGTGGTGGACATCGTGGTGGAAAGCCCGGGAAGGGTGGTGACGCGCCTTAAGAGCGGAAAGATGCTCGCCTCGGAAAAGCTCCTTTACACAATGGGGAGGACCGGTAATTCCGATACCCTGAACCTCGGCGCTGCAGGGCTCAAGGCCGACTCAAGGGGGCTCATATCCGTTAACGAGGACTTTCAGACGACCGTCCCGCACATCTACGCCATAGGGGACGTAATAGGCTTCCCGTCGCTCGCCTCTACCTCGATGGAGCAGGGTAGGAGGGCAGTCTGCCACGCCTTCCACAAGGAGGGGATCACCTGCGAGCTTCCCGGCCTTCTGCCTTACGGCATCTACACCATACCCGAGATAGCCATGGTCGGGGAGACGGAGGAGAGCCTGATGCTGAAGGGAGTACCCTACGAGACCGGCTCCGCGTACTTCCACGAGGTCGCGAGGGGGCAGATAATAGGCGACACCCACGGCATGCTCAAGCTCATCTTCGACAGGGATACGAGGCGGCTCCTCGGGGTCCATATCGTCGGCGAGCGCGCAAGCGAGCTCATACACCTCGGCCAGGCGGTCATGTGCTACGGCGGGCCCATAGATTACTTCAAGGACGCGGTTTTCAATTATCCGACCCTTTCGGACGCCTACAAGGAGGCTGCCCTGAACGGCCTGAATAAGCTCTGA
- a CDS encoding Na/Pi cotransporter family protein yields MTTILILSLFGGVALVLFGMRLAGDGLQRTAGAKLRGFLLTATDNRLKGVGVGAAITALLQSSSATTVMLVGFVGSGLMTLGQTMGVILGADIGTTITVQVIAFKVYDYAIGVIGLGVVMISLGRGRWKDVGQAVLGFGLVFFALKILIETFEPVSANPLFREFLVGLSKDPFAGIIVSALLTALFQSSAATLGIALTAALSGLLSLEAAVPIVLGANIGTTFTAVISSIGAGVEAKRVALAHTLFKALGVVIVLPFLDYFAMLVGASTADPARQVANAHTFFNIGIAAIFLPFTGPFTRLVTRLMPESKAPAKFGAKYLDPIVLSSPTLALVQASRESLRAADIVQEMLEKSIRVFEYDDQDLLEEIQEKDDDVDLLDREVKLFLTKLSRESLTEEQAKREIEIMLFSDNIENIGDVIDKNLMELARKKIKGGLSFSADGMREIKELHRRVVEDFEMGVAAFAGSDLELARRLITHKQRLSELERDLRQNHIDRLHKGFRESIDTSAIHLDVLTNLKRINSYITNVAYPVLEREKG; encoded by the coding sequence GTGACCACAATACTTATACTCAGCCTGTTCGGCGGCGTAGCTCTCGTCCTTTTCGGGATGAGGCTTGCCGGTGACGGGCTCCAGAGGACCGCCGGAGCGAAGCTCAGGGGCTTTCTCCTGACGGCCACCGACAACCGACTTAAGGGCGTCGGGGTCGGCGCGGCAATAACGGCCCTCCTCCAGAGCTCGAGCGCTACGACCGTCATGCTCGTCGGGTTCGTGGGCTCGGGCCTGATGACCCTCGGCCAGACCATGGGCGTCATCCTCGGCGCCGACATCGGGACGACCATTACCGTCCAGGTGATAGCGTTCAAGGTGTACGATTACGCCATAGGCGTAATAGGGCTCGGCGTGGTCATGATCTCGCTCGGCAGGGGGAGATGGAAGGACGTCGGCCAGGCCGTGCTGGGCTTCGGCCTGGTCTTTTTCGCCCTGAAGATTCTCATAGAGACCTTCGAGCCGGTATCGGCTAACCCGCTCTTCAGGGAGTTCCTGGTGGGCTTGAGCAAGGACCCCTTTGCCGGGATAATCGTCTCCGCGCTCCTTACCGCGCTTTTCCAGAGCAGCGCCGCCACCCTCGGCATCGCGCTCACTGCCGCTCTCTCGGGGCTTCTTTCACTCGAGGCAGCCGTCCCCATTGTCCTCGGCGCGAACATAGGCACGACCTTCACGGCCGTCATCTCCTCCATAGGGGCGGGCGTTGAGGCAAAAAGGGTCGCGCTCGCGCACACGCTCTTTAAGGCGCTCGGCGTCGTCATAGTCCTCCCTTTTCTCGACTATTTCGCCATGCTAGTCGGGGCCTCGACTGCCGACCCGGCCAGGCAGGTGGCGAACGCGCACACCTTCTTTAATATTGGTATAGCGGCCATCTTCCTCCCCTTTACAGGCCCGTTCACACGGCTCGTGACCAGGCTCATGCCTGAATCCAAGGCCCCGGCCAAGTTCGGGGCCAAGTACCTTGACCCCATAGTCCTTTCATCCCCGACGCTAGCGCTCGTGCAGGCTTCCAGGGAGTCTCTCCGGGCCGCGGACATAGTCCAGGAGATGCTCGAAAAATCGATCAGGGTCTTCGAATATGACGACCAGGACCTCCTCGAAGAGATACAGGAGAAGGACGACGACGTCGACCTACTCGACAGGGAGGTGAAGCTCTTCTTAACGAAGCTTTCGAGGGAAAGCCTCACCGAGGAGCAGGCAAAACGGGAGATCGAGATAATGCTCTTCTCCGACAACATCGAGAACATCGGCGACGTCATAGACAAGAACCTCATGGAGCTTGCGCGGAAGAAGATAAAGGGCGGCCTCTCCTTCTCGGCTGACGGAATGAGGGAGATCAAGGAACTCCACAGGAGGGTGGTCGAGGACTTCGAGATGGGAGTAGCCGCTTTTGCCGGGAGCGACCTCGAGCTCGCAAGGAGGCTTATAACGCACAAGCAGAGGCTTTCCGAGCTCGAAAGGGATTTAAGGCAGAACCACATAGACAGGCTCCACAAGGGTTTCAGGGAATCCATTGACACGAGCGCCATACATCTTGACGTCCTTACGAACCTCAAGAGGATAAATTCCTATATAACAAACGTCGCCTACCCGGTCCTTGAACGCGAGAAGGGCTGA
- a CDS encoding helix-turn-helix domain-containing protein, with amino-acid sequence MKELDHILFRIVTIRKVKGYSQADVAEKLGIERSTYARKETGHIPLTLNDLLLIMQVLDIRPEALFRSDYQSNRKP; translated from the coding sequence ATGAAAGAGCTGGACCATATACTTTTTCGAATTGTGACAATTCGAAAGGTGAAGGGGTATTCTCAGGCGGATGTGGCGGAAAAGCTGGGGATTGAGCGCTCTACCTATGCCCGTAAAGAAACGGGACATATACCGCTTACTTTGAACGATTTGCTATTAATAATGCAAGTTTTAGACATCAGACCTGAGGCCCTCTTCAGGTCTGATTACCAAAGTAATAGAAAACCTTAA